In Synergistaceae bacterium, a single window of DNA contains:
- the murJ gene encoding murein biosynthesis integral membrane protein MurJ codes for MIKHAVKMMAGTLLSRILGLAREILVAAYFGATRSMDAFNVAYTLSNLARQLLAEGALSAAFVPVFSQALTKSREKALALARGTMTVLLFAASFVVILGVVGAPWLVNIMAPGFDEANHALATGLTRWMFPFLIFISLEALTMGELNSMGSFFIPALSPACSNLVFIITAPFFAGYFGVYGLALSVLCGGFAHFLTQWLWGFRMKAVLYPTRPNFADPDLRRIMKLFLPYAAGLSLNQVNPVISRMLGSFLQEGSISVLNYSNRILQLPLGLFVIAISQAVLPQLSRASNDDEFIETLRQAIRFALFVVLPASLGVILISREFVHIVFVRGEFNNWAWSATSSCLALSMLGLPGMACSTVVMRALYALSMPREAFKVTSFSVISTAIFSLILIYPMSYNGLALAPGIAFTLSGLLGLYYVRKKLGKSLGIINGKILAKYVAALIVAAVVVYAYKFLWAYSPESRLFVRALWCLGVIALCAVSYFAAAIVMKFEEWHLLRQAFGRKKSSVLL; via the coding sequence ATGATAAAACATGCAGTAAAGATGATGGCCGGGACATTATTAAGCCGGATATTAGGACTCGCGCGTGAAATTCTTGTAGCTGCATATTTCGGAGCAACACGCAGCATGGACGCATTTAATGTAGCATATACACTTTCAAATTTGGCCAGACAATTATTAGCAGAAGGTGCATTATCAGCGGCATTTGTTCCGGTATTTTCGCAGGCATTGACAAAGAGTCGTGAAAAGGCTCTTGCGCTCGCACGTGGAACAATGACAGTTTTATTATTTGCCGCAAGTTTTGTAGTAATTCTCGGAGTTGTCGGCGCGCCTTGGCTGGTAAATATAATGGCTCCCGGTTTTGATGAAGCAAATCACGCATTAGCAACTGGTTTGACTCGCTGGATGTTCCCATTTTTGATATTTATCTCGCTGGAAGCTCTTACAATGGGCGAACTTAACAGCATGGGATCATTTTTTATTCCGGCGTTGTCTCCTGCGTGTAGTAATTTAGTATTTATTATTACAGCACCATTTTTCGCGGGATATTTCGGGGTTTACGGACTTGCGCTTTCAGTTTTGTGCGGAGGATTTGCGCATTTTTTGACTCAATGGTTATGGGGATTCAGAATGAAAGCTGTATTATATCCGACGAGGCCGAATTTTGCGGATCCTGATTTAAGGCGAATCATGAAATTATTTCTTCCTTATGCTGCCGGACTCTCGTTAAATCAAGTGAATCCCGTTATAAGCCGTATGCTTGGATCTTTCCTGCAAGAAGGAAGTATTTCAGTCTTGAATTATTCGAATAGAATTTTGCAGTTACCATTAGGATTATTTGTTATTGCGATTTCTCAAGCTGTGTTGCCTCAATTATCGCGTGCAAGTAATGACGATGAATTTATCGAGACTCTAAGGCAGGCTATAAGATTCGCGTTATTTGTTGTTTTACCTGCGTCGTTGGGAGTAATTTTAATTTCGCGTGAATTTGTGCATATTGTATTTGTGCGTGGCGAGTTTAATAATTGGGCGTGGTCTGCAACTTCTTCATGTCTTGCTTTGAGTATGCTGGGTTTGCCTGGAATGGCTTGTTCTACGGTTGTAATGCGTGCTTTATATGCGTTGTCAATGCCGCGTGAGGCGTTCAAGGTTACAAGTTTCAGCGTAATATCGACTGCAATTTTTTCGTTGATATTGATTTATCCGATGAGTTATAACGGTCTTGCGCTTGCTCCGGGGATAGCTTTTACGTTGTCGGGTCTGCTGGGGTTATATTATGTGCGCAAAAAGTTAGGTAAATCTTTAGGAATAATTAACGGGAAAATTTTAGCGAAATATGTTGCTGCGTTAATAGTTGCTGCTGTTGTTGTATATGCATATAAATTTTTATGGGCGTATAGTCCTGAGTCAAGATTATTTGTTCGTGCTTTATGGTGCTTAGGCGTGATTGCTTTGTGTGCAGTGAGTTATTTTGCGGCGGCTATAGTGATGAAATTTGAAGAGTGGCATTTATTGAGACAGGCATTTGGGCGCAAGAAATCAAGTGTGCTGCTATAG